Genomic window (Arachis hypogaea cultivar Tifrunner chromosome 13, arahy.Tifrunner.gnm2.J5K5, whole genome shotgun sequence):
GGCTGGTAGTGATGATGATTCCGCTACTCCTGATCAGGGGACCCCGAGTAATGACGTCAATGAGCCGGAGGCCCAGTCCCAGTCCGCTCAGGGGGAGGGACCCGAGGTCAATGCCACTACGGGTCCTCGGCTGGAGGCGGGGGATGGCTCGGGTTCGCGACCTGACGGGGCTGAGGAGGAAGGCAACAATCCCAAGAAAAGGAAATCATCTTCTAGCCCCGAATTTGAGATAATCGAGGAGCCAAGGCAAAAGAGACCATCTTCCATCCCAGAGGGGGTTCTTACCGTTATGGAGAAAAACTTTGATGCCGGAAACTTTATTGACTCCCAGTTACTTCCTGGCATGGAGGATTTCTTCTACGGAGGGGACCTTGCTTCGCAGGCGAGATGGATGTATCGCTGCTTGCTCATAGGTGCCGCGATAGCGAGGAAGGCTAAATCCGCTCTGGTGGGAGCACGATATTTGGAGACTAAGCTCGAGTCCTCAATTAAGGCCAACTCGAAGTATAGGGATGAAGTGAAACTACTTTGGGAGCAATTGGTTGCTGCCGAGGAGAGGGCCAAGGTGGCCGAGGAGAAGGCTAAGGCCGCAGATGAGGAAATCAAGAATGCTGAAGAAAAGGTAAAGACTGCCGACGAGACCGTGGGACGACTTACCGAGCGAGAGCTCACTTTGGAAAGTCAGCTTAACGCCGCTCAAGGTCGGGTGGTCGCGGTAGGGAAAGAGCGTGATGAGGCCCTCTCTTCAGTCACGATTGCTAAGGATGAAGCTGCTaaattcaagaagaagtataaaGACACCGTTAAGCAGGGGAAGAACGCTATCTTGATGACTGAAGAGGCTCTGAAGGCACAAGTAAAGCTCCTGGCTCCCGACTTTGACACCTCTGCCGTTGGCGTCTTTAAGACCATCAAGGATGGCAAAATTGTTGATATCCCAAAGAAGTGACTTGTATATCTGTAATGTATATTTTGTAACTTGTAATCCTTCCTTGCGACCTTTTTAGACTTGCGTATTTTCTGCCTTTGATGACAATGTTTGTTTGCCGTTTTGTCGGCGTTTactatttcttgttttctttaccgTTTGTTGGTATTAACTCGTTTGTTCGCGAATGCCTTGTTGTTTAGTTGGTAATTGGCAAAGCCGGGACAAGGCTTTTACCGTTTTAGTAGCCGCGTTATAGCGTTTGTTTTTGTGGTCCTTGGGGTGATCAGCCCCGAGTCTGTTTAATCGTTACGGCGCCTTACTTAGCAACACGAAAAgcaaaataataacaaaagatGACGAGTAGTAATGGTAACAAGCTTAACTGAGATATGATAAAAGATGACAAGTAATTCGTCGTAAGGCGTTCTTACTAAATCAGCGGGTCTACTCTATGAGTAGAATCTTCTCAGGTTACTCGAGTTCCACGTTCTCGGGACCTCCTTGCCATCTAGTCGTTCCAACTTGTAGGCGCCGTTGCCGATCACTTCTTTCACCCTGTAAGGGCCTTCTCAGTTGGCCGTCAGCTTTCCTTCCCCGGGTGCGGGGCTCCAATATCATTGTGCCTTAGGACCAGGTCATCTCGCTCGAACTTTCTCTTGAGTACCTTGGCGTTGTAGCGTAAGGCCATTCTTTGCTTTAGCGCTGTCTCTAATAAGTGGGTCATCTCCCTGGCCTCATCCACCAAGTCCTTTTCAACTGCCTCCTCGATTCATCCCAAGAGTAGTCGCAGGCTCGGCTCGCCGATTTCCACGAGTATTATTGCGTATACCCCGTAGGTGAGTCAGAAAGGCATTTTCCGGGTGGCCGATTGTTGGGTTGTGCGGTAAGACCAGAGGTCCGAGGCCAGTTCATCCGCCCATGCTCCTTTCCTCTGGTCGAGTTCTTGTTTGCGGCCTCcacttgtccattggtctgggggtgCTCTACTGACGAAAACTCTTGTTTTATCCCCAAACCGGCAAGGAATTCTCCAAATTTTTTTATCGGCGAACTACATCCCGTTGTCTAAGATGACGGCTTCTGGGATGCCGAATCTTGCTATTGTCTGTCTCCATACGAACTTTTGACAATTCATTGTGGATATGATGGCCAACGGCTCTGCCTCTATCCACTTCGTATAGTAGTCAATTGCCACTATTAGGTACTTGACTTGTCCCGGTCCAACCGGGAAGGGTCCTAATAGGTCAATTCCCCATTGCGAGAAAGGTGGGAAAGTCATGAGAAAGTGAAGCTCGATTGCTGGTGCTTTGTGGAAGTTGGAGTTTTCCTGGCATCTCTTGCACCTTCTCACGAACTCCTTAGAGTCCGCCATCAGGGAGGGCCAGTAGTATCTGGCTTTGATGAGCTTCCTAGCTAGGGCCTTCCCTCCGATGTGGTGACTGCAACATCCTTCATGGACTTCTCGGAGAACGTACTCCGTTTGGTCGGGGTGCAGGCATTTCTGCAGTGGTTGGCTAAGTTCTTTCTTAAACAACTGGCCATGTATGATTGCATACTTGGCTGCCTCTCGTCTTACTGTTTTGGCCGCCTGCTCGTCGCTGGGGAGCTTGGCCTTTTCCAGAAATTCGGTGATCGGGTCCATCCAACAAGGCTGTGACTGGGTTAGCTGTAGCACCACTGCTGGTTCTTTCATCAAGCCTTGAATGAGGGACCGGTTGCCAGTCCCTGGTTTTGTGCTTGCTAGCTTGGACCAGGAGGTCtgccgtgtgttcctttctctcggGACGTGTTGGATCGTGACCTCCTCAAACTGCTTGCTCAATTCCTTGACTTTCTCCAGGTACTTCTATAACATTGAATCTTTGGCCTGGTATGTCCCATTGATCTGAGAAGTAACGACCTGCGAGTCACTACACACTTCCAGTCTTGTGGCTCCGACTTCCCTTGCTAGAGCTAGGCCGCCCAGCAtggcctcatattccgcttggttgtttgacACCGGAAAGTCGAATTTGATTGATTGCTCGTATATAACTCCAGTTGGGTTTTCCAGGATGATTCCTGCTCCTCCGAACGATTGGTTAGATGCTCCGTCaacgtggagcttccaccgtgtactCGGCGCCTCGTCCAGGTCCCCTGTTACTTCTACCAAGAAATCAGCCATGACTTGAGCCTCGATTGCATGCCTGGGTTCATACTGTAAGTCATATTGGGAGAGTTCGACAACCCAATTCATCATTCTACCTGCCAAGTCGGGCTTCTATAGTACTTGTCGAATTGCCTAATCCGTCCTGACGATTACTCGGTGTCCTTGGAAGTACTGCCGCAGCCTGGGCGACGATGTCAGGAGTGCATATGCCACTTTCTCCAACTTGCTATACCTTAGCTCTGCCCCTTGTAGTGACTTACTCACAAAATATATCGGTTGCTGGGTCTTCCCCTCTTCTCGCACTAAGACCGCTGCCAGGGCCTCGTCGGTCACTGACAAGTACAAGTATAGCGTTTCTCCCTTCTTAGGTCTTGCGAGAACAGGCGTTGCCGAGACTATTTGTTTGAATTGCTTGAAAGCTTCCTCACATGCCGGGGTCCACTCGAATGCGATTCCCTTCTTCATTAGGTTAAAGAAAGGTAGAGCCTTGGCCGTCGACGCGCCGAGAAAACGGGATAGTACTGTGAGTCTGCCCGCCAACCTTTGGACATCTTTCACACTtcccgggctcttcatctgaAGGATTGCATCGCATTTTCCGGGTTGGCATCCACCCCTCGTTGGGTTATCATAAACCCCAAGAACTTACCGGCTTCGACGGCGAAGGCACACTTCAGCGGATTGAGCATCATTACGTGCTGACGAATAGACGCGAAGACGCTTTCCAGGTCACTTAAGAGGGCCTCAGGCCTGGCGGTCTTGACCAAGATGTCGTCTACGTATATCTCTACCGTCTTGCCGATGAGGTCCCTGAAgaccttgttcatcagcctttggtatgtggctccCGCGTTCTTCAGTCCGAACGGCATGACTTTGTAGCAATATGTCCCTCCCGGCGttatgaatgccgttttctcttcgTCTGGCGGGTTCATCGGTATCTGATTATACCcggaataggcatccatgaagctcagatatcGGTAGCCTGCCGTTGCGTCGACAAGCGCATCGATATTCGGCAGAGGGAAGGAATCTTTGGGACATGCTTTGTTAAAGTCGGAGTAatccacgcacattctccattttccGCTAGGTTTTTTAACCAGAACCACGTTGCAAGCCAAGTCGAGTAATCGAGTTCCCGAATGAAACCCGCTTCTAGTAGGCTGGTCGTCTGCTTGGCCACCTCTTCTGCCCTTTCTTGGGACATTTTTCTCCTCCTTTGGGCCATTGGCTTTGCCTCCGGTCTCACGGCCAGCTGGTGTGACATGAACTGGGGGTCTATACCCAGCATGTCGGCCAGCGTCTGGGCAAACAAGTCGCCATTGGCTCTGATCATCTCTATGAGGGGTTCTTTTAGGTCACAGGGTAGATTCCTGTTTACAAAGGTAAACTTCTCGTCTGAATCGCCGACCTTGAACTTTTCAAGATCTCCCTCTGGTTCCGGCCTGGGTTTGTCATCAACCCTGTCGTCTAGGTCAGCGAGAAATACACCGGATGCTTCTTTAGATTTCTTTCTCAGGGAGAGGCTGGCGTTGTCGCATGCGACTGTTGTCTCTAGGTCTCCCCTGATGGTCCCAACTGACCCGTCATCAGCTACGAACTTCATTAGCAATAGCTTGGTAGAAATCACCGCCCCAAATTCGTTAATGGTCTTCCTCCCCAAGATGAGGTTGTAGGCCGTCGAGTCTCTTAAGACCACGAACTCCGCCATTAGCGACCTCTTCCCCCTGCCTCTGCCTATGGAGACCGGGAGGGAAATTACGCCATCTGGCTTGATGAAGTTATCACATAGGCCTACCACGCCGTGCTGGTTACCTCTGAGGTCGGTGTCTCGTAGGCCCAGGGCGTCAAAAACATTGCGAAACATGATATTAGAATCAGCTCCTGTGTCCACCAAGATCCGCTTTACTAGGCCGGTGCCTACCCTGGCCGTGATCACCATCGGCGGACTCTCCGCAACCTCATCGAACCACTGATCCTCGGGGACAAAAGACATCGAGGGCAACCTGCGAGAGGTCGGTACAAGGCCAGAGGACATAGCTAGAACCTTGGTGTCCTTCTTACTGGCCGACTTTGACCTGGGAGGGACATCCCTTCCTATCAGTCTATCACCACATTCACCACGGTGAGGGCATGCTCCG
Coding sequences:
- the LOC140177454 gene encoding uncharacterized protein — translated: MSFVPEDQWFDEVAESPPMVITARVGTGLVKRILVDTGADSNIMFRNVFDALGLRDTDLRGNQHGVVGLCDNFIKPDGVISLPVSIGRGRGKRSLMAEFVVLRDSTAYNLILGRKTINEFGAVISTKLLLMKFVADDGSVGTIRGDLETTVACDNASLSLRKKSKEASGVFLADLDDRVDDKPRPEPEGDLEKFKVGDSDEKFTFVNRNLPCDLKEPLIEMIRANGDLFAQTLADMLGIDPQFMSHQLAVRPEAKPMAQRRRKMSQERAEEVAKQTTSLLEAGFIRELDYSTWLATWFWLKNLAENGECAWITPTLTKHVPKIPSLCRISMRLSTQRQATDI